Genomic DNA from Gorilla gorilla gorilla isolate KB3781 chromosome 13, NHGRI_mGorGor1-v2.1_pri, whole genome shotgun sequence:
ATCCAAACTCCTCATTCTTGATGATTTCAAGGACTACACTTCGTTATATGAAGAggcaaaatattttcagcttcaGCTCATGTTGTTGGAGATGGAAAGATGGAAGCAGGATAGAGAAACTGGTCGCTTTTCAAGGCCCTGTGAGTGCCTTGTTGTTTGTGTGGCCCCAGACCTCAGAGAAAGGATCACGCTAAGTGGTGACAAATCCTTGGTAGAAGAAGTGTTTCCAGAGATCGGCGATGTGATGTGCAACTTTGTCAGTGCAGGCTGGAATCACGACTCCACGCACGTCGTCAGGTTTCCACTAAGTGGCTACTGTCACCTCAACTCAGTCCAGGTCCTCGAGAGGTTGCAGCAAAGAGGATTTGAAATCGTGGGCTCCTGTAGGGGAGGAGTGGGCTCGTCCTAGTTCAGCAAATACGTCCTTCATAGGGAACTGAGGCGGATGCCCTCCTGTACCCTCCATCATCTGGATAAAGCAAGAGCCTCTGGACTAAACGGACATATTTCTTAtgcaaaaaggaaaacacaactaataaacaaataataaaaaagggaCATTTGTGTGCAGTTGGGACAGCAAACCAAGTCCTGGACCTAAAATTGAATAAAAGATGCATTTATATGCAATAGAGACCACACCTGTATTCATATGGGAATAATTGGAATAGTGATATCCTcaaggtgaagaaaaaaaaaatatatatatatatgtcaaaaggtaggaaatgcaaaaaagaaaaaaaaaaaaggtgacagcCGCAGTTGGTGCTGTGATGGCCATGAAATATCCTGGGCCCCCCGAGGCCTCTGACCAATAAACAAGCCATGAATGGTGAGGACAGTTTCCTCACAGTTTCCATTGCCAACAGccatccattctttctttttcctttgtctttctttttccttttttaaaaaacaaaacaaaaacaagcccaggcgtggtggctcacgcctgtaatcccagcactctgagaggccgaggcaggcggatcacctgaggtcgggagttcgagaccagcctgaccaacatggagaaaccccgtctctactaaaacaaatacaaaattagccaggtgtggtggcacatgcctgtaattccagctacttgggaggctgaggcaggagaattgcttgaacccgggaggcggaggttgtggtgggctgagattgtgccattgcactccagtcggGGCAaggagagcgaaactctgtctcaaaaaaaaagcaccttGAATCAAGTTTCTTTGTATATGGAGGTTCCACGTCTCTCTTTAGGCAGGGACCAGGCAGGACTTCAGAAAAACCCTCATGAGCACATTGCATTTGAAAGATGTTAGACATGAAATGCTAAATGTAGTTTGTACAGAAGTCACACCTTTTTGTCCACCTCACAGATGTGAACTTTATTATTCCTTGTTAGAATTGCTCCAGTTCAAGTCTGCTGCTTTCCtgcaatttttcaaattttatattgtattaaaTACAATAAAGTCTGTTTAAAAAATGTCTGTGTGAAACACACGTGTGGGGGTCAGGCtggattaaaatgaaatttttctttaaaaaaaaatcactgacaaaaagcacaaaaatgccaaaaatgtGATACTAAATAGACAGTGATAACGACAAGGTAACAGTATGACAGCTGAAACAAGAGGCAGCGCATTGCCTTGTTTGACCTCAGCTAAGAACTGTGCCTGGAGAAACACATTTTTCACTGCTCGGGGCATGCTTGTGAATGACTGAGGAGGCGTGACAATGATTGATTTGGGGGTTACAAATTTCAGCGAGCAGGCAAATTTGGAAGTTTGGAACTGCAAATAATGAGAGTATCTCATGAAGCCACTAGAGGATGTCTTTTTGCCCAAAAAGAGAATTCagccaaaaagaagaaattttgcgATATAGAATACAGAAGATTCAACCCAGGAAGGATTGAAGTGGGTGGGAAAGGCATCTTCAGAAAGAGGAAAGTGATAAAATACCTGATGAACCTGATTATACTgagaagagacttagataactgGTGGAAAATTGTGCTTGGATTAACGacgattatatatatttttaaaaccaagttAATAaacaataggctgggcatggtggctcatgcctataatcccagcactttgggaggccaaggtgggtggatcacctgaggtctggagtttgagaccagcctgaccaacacggtaaaatcccatctctactaaaaatacaaaattagctggctgtggtggcacatgtttgtaatcccagctactcaggaggctgaggcaggagaattgattgaacccggcaggcagaggttgtggtgagccaagatggcgccactgcactccagcctgggcaataagagtgaaactctgtctcaacaaaaaaaaaaaa
This window encodes:
- the LOC101153641 gene encoding BTB/POZ domain-containing protein KCTD1-like yields the protein MLRPLITRSPASPLNNQGTPTPAQLTKSNAHVHTDVGSHMYTSSLATLTKYPVSRIRRLCDGTEPIVLDSLKQHYFTDRDGQMFRYILNFLRTSKLLILDDFKDYTSLYEEAKYFQLQLMLLEMERWKQDRETGRFSRPCECLVVCVAPDLRERITLSGDKSLVEEVFPEIGDVMCNFVSAGWNHDSTHVVRFPLSGYCHLNSVQVLERLQQRGFEIVGSCRGGVGSS